The genomic stretch GCAGATGTGGTTGATGTTATTCAGCTTCCAGCGTTCCTAGCTCGTCAAACTGACCTAGTTGAAGCGATGGCGAAGACTGGCGCTGTAATCAATGTGAAGAAGCCTCAGTTCATGAGCCCGAACCAAGTAGGCAACATCGTTGATAAGTTTGCTGAGTGTGGCAACGACAAGATCATCCTATGTGAGCGTGGCGCTTGTATGGGTTATGACAACCTTGTTGTGGACATGCTTGGCTTTGGCGTGATGAAGAAATCTTCAAACGGTAGCCCAATCATCTTCGACGTGACGCACTCTCTACAAATGCGCGACCCTTCAGGTGCTGCATCTGGCGGTCGTCGTGAGCAAACGGTTGAACTTGCGAAAGCGGGTCTTGCGACAGGTATTGCGGGTCTGTTTATCGAAGCTCACCCTAATCCAGATCAAGCACGTTGTGACGGCCCATCTGCACTGCCTCTAGATAAACTAGAGCCGTTCTTGAAGCAGATGAAAGCACTTGATGATCTTATCAAAGGCTTCGAACACATCGATATCAAATAATCGAATTTCAAAGTATCAAGAGCCGGCATAAGTGCCGGCTTTTTTGTACCTATTGTAAAATGAGCTACAGGTATTTCGACATGTTTACACCAAGTTAATGCATGCTTTGAGATGTTATAACGTATCATTCAAGGCTTTGATTAATAAAATAAATTTAACGAGGGTCACTTAATTGGGGCGTTGAATTGAGTAAATCACAAATAATCTAAAAAATTATGAAAACGTTTGCCTGTGATCACTTATTTGCTCAAATGCAACTTTGTCGCTTTGTTACACACTCGATAGCGGATTAAGGTGATCTATCCTACATAAATATGAAATCACTCTGTTAGGTTTACTGTCTTAATTTAAACTACTTCAAGTTTTACCATTCTCTAACGATGTTTCTTAAGTAGACATTGGCTAAATGAGAGCGGTTGAAGCAGTGGATTCCCCTAAAAAGTTCAAAGGTATGACAATGAAGCAACGCCTTATTCTAAAGACAGCACTAAGTGCTGCAATCCTAGCTACTTTAGCTGGTTGTGCGTCTCAATCGACCCATGATTGGAACCAAGACGAAACTTACAAGCTAACTATTCTTCACACTAACGACAACCATGGTCGTTTCTGGCAGAACAAATACGGCGAATACGGCATGTCTGCGCGTAAAACGCTAATTGATCAACTTCGTGCGGAAGTTGAAGCAGAAGGCGGTAGCGTGTTGCTTCTATCTGGCGGTGACATCAACACAGGTGTGCCAGAGTCAGATCTTCAGGATGCTGAACCTGATTTCAAAGGTATGAACAAGATTGGTTACGATGCAATGGCATTGGGTAACCACGAGTTTGATAACTCACTAGACGTATTACAAAAGCAGATCGATTGGGCTAATTTCCCAATGCTGTCTGCAAACATCTACGATAAAGCGACAGGTGAGCGCAAGTTCCAAGCTTACGAGATGTTCGAAAAGCAAGGCATCAAGATTGCGGTTATTGGTTTAACAACTGAAGATACCCAAAAGATTGGTAACCCTGAGTTCATCGCTGGTATCGATTTCCGTGACCCTAAAGAAGAAGCGAAGCAACTGATCGCTGAACTTCAAGAAACAGAAAAACCAGATCTTATCTTCGCAGTGACTCACATGGGCCACTACGAAAATGGTCAGCGTGGCGTTAACGCACCGGGTGATGTGGCATTAGCACGTTACCTAGATGAAGGTGATCTAGACATGATCGTTGGTGGTCACTCTCAAGAGCCTGTATGTATGGAAGGCCCTAACGTTGCGAAGAAAAACTTCAAGCCGGGTGATGAGTGTAAGCCTGACCTTCAAAACGGTACTTACATCGTTCAAGCTCACGAGTGGGGCAAATACGTAGGTCGTGCTGACTACGAATTCCGTAATGGCGAGCTAGAGATGGTGAGCTACAATCTTGTTCCAGTAAACCTTAAGAAAAAAGTTAAGATTGACGGCAAGAAACAGCGTGTCTTTATTCAAGATGAAATCGCACAAGACCCAGAACTACTTGAGTTCCTACGTCCTTTCCAAGAGCAAGGCCAAGCGCAGCTAGAAGTTCAAATTGCTGAAACTAATGGCAAGCTTGAAGGTGACCGTAACGTTGTTCGTTTCCAACAGACTAACCTAGGTCGTTTAATTGCGACTTCTCACATGGAGCGCGCAAAAGCAGACTTCGCTGTGATGAACTCGGGTGGTGTACGTGATTCAATTGAAGCCGGTGATGTAACTTACAAAGACGTACTAACAGTACAACCTTTTGCAAACATCCTGACTTACACAGACATGACGGGTAAAGAAGTTCTAGATTACCTAAATGTAGTTGCGACTAAGCCAATCGATTCTGGTGCTTACGCACAGTTTGCTGGCATCTCAATGACGGTAGCAAACGGTGAAGTATCGAATGTATTCATCGGTGGTAAGCAGCTACGTTTAGATGAAACATACCGCTTCACAGTGCCAAGCTTCAACGCTGCTGGTGGTGACGGTTACCCTAAACTGTCTGACCACCCTGGTTACGTAAACACTGGCTTTGTTGATGCAGAAGTACTGAAAGAGTACCTAGAAGCAAACAGCCCAGTAGACGTGAACAAGTACGCACCTTCTGGCCAAATGGTTTACAAGTAATTGAACCCAATAAATTTAATCACTAGGTGCTGAATTAGATTGACTCTAGCACCATGATAAATTTAACTAAAGCGACGCCCCGGCGTCGCTTTTTGTTTATCTATCGTTTGGATTTGTTATGACCCCAGCAATCAATCTCGCCAAGAAAAAGAAAATCGCTCATAGCGTTCATCAGTATCATCACGATGCCAACAATACCAACTATGGTTTGGAAGCGGTTGAAGCGCTTGGTCAGGATCCTAAACGCGTGTTCAAAACGCTTTTGTTCTGTTTGAACGGTGTGGCTAAAGACTTGGCTGTGGCGGTTATTCCTGTGGACCAAAAGCTAAACCTAAAACTTGCAGCAAAAGCAGCGAAAGGTAAAAAAGCAGAGATGGCGAATCCTGAAATTGCACAGAAAACCACGGGTTATGTGGTGGGTGGAATCAGCCCGCTTGGTCAAAAGAAAGCATTGCCTACCTTTGTACACTCCACTGCGACGGATTTTGAAACGATATGTGTGAGCGCAGGAAAGAGGGGCTTGGAAATCGAGCTAGATCCAAAGGACTTAGCCATGCTTACCCGAGCTCAATTTACTGATTTGTGTTTGTAACAGACGGGCGATAATAAAAGCCATTAATCTGTCGAGCTAAATACCGTCTTCGTACGCAGCTTTGGCTTAGCCAACAACAAAAAACGCCCACTAAGATAACCTAGTGGGCGTTTCTGTATTAAAGAGTAAATATTACTTCTTAAGACCTAATGTACCACCAACGCGCTTAGGTGCCGGTTTGTTTGGTCTGTTTGAGTCTTGACTACGGTTTGTTGGCTTGCCGCTTCTACGATCGTTGTTATTGCGGTCTGTACGATTACGATCCGAACTGCTTCTATCTGAATTAGAACGCTCTGAACGAGAGTTCGATTTCCAGTTCTCGGTATTGCCGCCGCTTTCACTATTCGCTGAGTTACGACCACGCTTTGAATTAGGCGCGTGACGGAATTCATCGGCATTGTTACCACGATAAGTACGAGTACGGTTCTCTTTTTGGTTGCGGCGCGCTGTTGAGGTTTGGTTCTCTTCACGGCTATCAAAAAGTTTAGCGTCTGTCGCTTTGCGAATGCGCTGGCCTTTCGCGTTCATCTTTGACGCATCTTCAGTGCTCACTGAGCCTTCACACATCGCTAAGATTTCAGTGATCTCTTCGTCGCTCAGGTAGCGCCATTTGCCATTTGGAATGCCCTCTAAAGAGATGTTCATGATACGTACACGGCGCAGTTTGAAAACTTCATAACCAAGTGCTTCACACATACGACGGATTTGGCGGTTAAGGCCTTGCGTTAGTGTGATTCGGAAAGAGAACTTAGTCTCTTTCTCTACTTTACATGGCAAAGTCACCGTATCCAGAATAGGAACACCCGCTGCCATTTTCTGTAAGAACTCACCCGTAATCGGCTTGTCGACACGAACCACGTACTCTTTTTCGTGGTTGTTACCCGCACGAAGAATCTTGTTTACGATGTCGCCATCATTGGTCAGGAAGATAAGACCATCAGACGGTTTATCAAGGCGACCAATTGGGAAAATACGCTTGTGATGACCAATAAAGTCAACGATGTTGCCAGGAATATCTCGCTCAGTCGTACAAGTAATACCGGTCGGCTTATTCAGGGCAATGTAGATAGGCTTTTCTTTCGAACGAACGGGCTTGTTGTCGATCTCAACGTCATCACCTGGCATTACTTTCGTACCCATCTCTGGGATCTTACCATTGATAGTAACTCGGCCAGCATCAATGAGTTTGTCGGCTTCGCGGCGTGAGCAAAAACCAGTTTCACTGATGTACTTATTAAGGCGTTTAGCTTGGGATTCTTGTGACATGATATTCTCTTAGCGTTTCACAACGGAAATATAGATAAACAAAAAGCAACTACAGGGCAGTTGCTTTACGTTTGAATTTGTTAACTGACGACAATTTTAGCACCTAGTGTCTACTTCGGCACTAAATATCTATTGTCTAGCAAATTGGAGTGACAATGAGCGTGTCGTCGAGGCTATCAATACAACTGGTACTAACTTGATCGCTTCTGGTGTCGTTCTCTGTTTTCGAGTTTTTTGTCATTACTCTTTCTCAACATGACGTAGACCGCGCCTGTTCCACCATGAAATTGTTGCGCCGAATGCACACACTGGACATCGTTAATTTGAGTCAACCAGTTGGCAACATAGCTTTTCATCATTGCGGGTGGATTCGAACGTTCACCTTTGCCATGAACAATGATGACGGTACGAACATCCATCCTTAAACATTGACGTAAAAATGAGAGCACTTCATTACGTGCGTCTTTGAGTGTTTTTCTATGCAGGTCAAGCTTGGCTTGAATAGGGTACTTACCTAGACGTAGCTTTTTGTATACGCCTTCCTGAACGCCATCTTTCTTATAAGCGATAACATCATCTGGCTTCACCATCGGAGAGTAGTCGAGCGAGAGGTAATCTTTCTCGTCATCAGACAGCCACATTGCGGCTTCACGCTTGGCTAGGTGAGATTCCGTTACGCGGTGTACTTTCTGGTGTTCAGCGGTGTCGTGGTCGATACGTTTCACATCGCCCATCATTTCTTGGAATAAATCTAAATCGTCATCATGAGACATAGTGTGCATCTCAAGTTAGAGAAGGATAGGTTAAGTATACCTAAGTTGGGGCTGGGTTTAAAAATGAAAAAACCGGAGGAGACAAGAGAAGTCAGCTCCGGTGCAAAGCGTTTTAACGTTTACTTATCAAGTAAATGATACTTAACAGCAAATGATTTAGGCTGAGCGACTCTAGTGAGGAGATTTGTCAGTCATAACTTTGTAGATGAAGAAGCCTCCATAAAACATCATGAGACCCAGAGCCCCGAAGATTACTATCATTGATGATAGTCCCACCGCATTACCAAATAGGAGATCTAGCCAAAAGTCCATGTGTATACCTCAAAGTTATATGACATGGGTTAGTGTATTAACAAGCATTATCAATTCACTGATCTGGATCAATCCTGTTTCATAAGTTAAATACTTGTTGGTAACTGTGTGTTTTTCGTCACATCATGCTCGTTGTTGTATGTCTTTTGTTCGAACGATTCAAAATCGCAATAAATATGAGAAAAAGCCCTTGCGGATAAATTCAGAACCCGTATTATACGCTCCATCGACAGGCAATGAGCCAGTTAGATATCTCGGTGAATAGCGCAGCTTGGTAGCGCATCTGGTTTGGGACCAGAGGGTCGGGGGTTCGAATCCCTCTTCACCGACCACATTAAAGAAAGCCGTAGCAGAAATGCTACGGCTTTTTTGCATTTGAACGTTTCGTTTTGGTTTGGAACTCAAGTGGGGTTCGCCTGATGTTCAAAATAAGCTCTTCAACGACCACATTTAGGAAGCCTGCTCAATGAGCAGGCTTTCGTCGTTTTGAGCTATTGTAAATGGGATTCGAACTAGACTAGGGTTCGCTTGATGTTCGAAATAAGCTCTTCACCAACCACATTAAAGAAAGCTGTAGCACTCTTTGTAATAGAAGGGGCTACGGCTTTTTTGCATTTGAACGTTTCGTTTTGGTTTGGAACTCAAGTGGGGTTCGCCTGATATTAAAAATAAGCTCTTCACCGGCCGCATTAAAGAAAGCCGTAGCACTCTTTGTAATAGAAAGTGCTACGGCTTTTTATATTCTAGGACAGTGTCGGTCACCTATCATCGTCAGTTGAGTCTAAGCCTAGTCTTATTGAACGAACTCACTCGTTGCAATGTTGTTTTTCACCCAAATCAGAGCCTGTAAGCGATTCTTCACCTTGATTTTTTTAAACGTGTTGTGAAGGTGTGCTTTGACCGTATTCTCACTGACATAGAGGGTATCTGCTATCTGAGTATTAGACGCTCCATCACCGAGTAACTTAATGATCTGCTGCTCGCGTTTTGTCAGTTTGAGGTAATTAGGGCTGGTTTTGGCGCATTGTCTGTCTCTATAAAAACGGATGTATTTATAGATCAGTTTTCTGCTCATCCACATCTCGCCTTGCAAAATGCAGTTAAACCCAGCCACGAGCTTTTCAAGGGTGTCCGACGTATAAAAAATGCCAACAAGGTATTGCCATTTTAGCATTTCTGAATGTGGAAAGTCGTCTGGTGTATTGAGTAACACTTCATGAACGTTACTTGCGACGTCATCCCTGATCTCCTGGTATCTCTCAATGTACTGTTTACTCATTATCGGAAAATCAATAATAACTAGATCTAAGCCTTGATTCTGTAGCGACTTAATACTTAACCGTTCTGGTGATATGAGCCTTATGTTCAGGTTAACTTTTTGTTCTATAGACTCTTTAAGTAATATTGATTGTAAATTGTTCTCCGCAAGTAAAATGGCGTTATGAGCTTCCAGCTTAGCCATGTGGAACTCCTTGTCTTAACTCATTACTTGAACTTTAGGTGTTTTAGTTTAAAGCACGTATTGTTATTTTGCTAACTTTTAAGGTTAATTATTCATCAAATTTATGAAATGAATTTAATAGTATTGTCGAAGGTAAAATAATACTTAAGTAGAAAGAGGGAATTACCGAGATTTATGGTTTTATTTTATTGATTGTACAGTCTTTATGAATTTTCCAGATCCCCTTGTTTGGAAGAAGTTTTATAGTGACTGGAAACTGATTTATATTAAGAATCAACGTCGTAACACCACTTTTTGTATTCTGATTGAAAGTCGAATGGGTGTTCGTACTTAATGTTAATGAAGATGCCACACTGTTATTTACGGTCAGAATAAGATTTTTATTTTTTATCAGGCACTGTACTGAATTTAAATCATAAGCAAATCCATTTAAATGGTAAGAAATAAATAAAACGGCGACCAGCGCCGTTTTAATATGTGCATTAACAAGCATATTAGTTTTGGTTTATTAGACCAACATTGCCGTATGCACCGTTACCTGAAACATACGCAGCATCATACGAAGTTTGATGAATTAGGAATTCATTAGCGCTACTGCTCTGTAGGTTAACCATGGCTGTTGATTCTCGTCCAATTTGTTCCGTGAAAACTCGGTTGCCATCACCTGAAATTTCGATGTCGACCAAATTGTCTCTAGCGGGACCAATGTTGCGAGTATCAACGATACTTTGGACGTAGTTGCTATCACCAGTAACATTGATATCAACATCATTATAATCAGCATCTCGGTCGCTGAACTCAGTATATGTTACATTTGAATGACCATTGACTTGCACATCTGCTTCATTGAAGTCAGCACCGCCAAGAGCTTTAACTACAGAGATATTATCATCGCCCATTTGGGTGACACGCAGATCATTGTTTTGCCCCCAACGTTCAACTTTTATTTTAGCTTGGTTTCGCAATCCATCTTGTTTAACCCAAGCATCGTTATGTTTGTAACGTAGCTGAACCTCTGCCTCATTTAGATTACCGCTCTGTTGAACAACTACGTCTGAATTATAACTGGCATGTGTATCGACAAGCGCGACATGACCATTAGTAACACCTGATGTGTTTTGAATAATGGTTACATTAGCCATATCGCCACTCCCCATTTGCCACACCGCTGTATTGTCCATAGCTAAAGGCTGAATTGCATCAACTTTACTCTTGATACCAAGGTCTGCTACTCCCTCAATGACTCCCGTTGCTGGCTCAGATGCAGGAAATGGAGCTGGCAAATCATCTGCG from Vibrio pomeroyi encodes the following:
- a CDS encoding LuxR C-terminal-related transcriptional regulator — protein: MAKLEAHNAILLAENNLQSILLKESIEQKVNLNIRLISPERLSIKSLQNQGLDLVIIDFPIMSKQYIERYQEIRDDVASNVHEVLLNTPDDFPHSEMLKWQYLVGIFYTSDTLEKLVAGFNCILQGEMWMSRKLIYKYIRFYRDRQCAKTSPNYLKLTKREQQIIKLLGDGASNTQIADTLYVSENTVKAHLHNTFKKIKVKNRLQALIWVKNNIATSEFVQ
- a CDS encoding curlin; translated protein: MKLTKLGIIVGAVIGLNVAHADDLPAPFPASEPATGVIEGVADLGIKSKVDAIQPLAMDNTAVWQMGSGDMANVTIIQNTSGVTNGHVALVDTHASYNSDVVVQQSGNLNEAEVQLRYKHNDAWVKQDGLRNQAKIKVERWGQNNDLRVTQMGDDNISVVKALGGADFNEADVQVNGHSNVTYTEFSDRDADYNDVDINVTGDSNYVQSIVDTRNIGPARDNLVDIEISGDGNRVFTEQIGRESTAMVNLQSSSANEFLIHQTSYDAAYVSGNGAYGNVGLINQN
- a CDS encoding DUF3149 domain-containing protein, translated to MDFWLDLLFGNAVGLSSMIVIFGALGLMMFYGGFFIYKVMTDKSPH
- the ybaK gene encoding Cys-tRNA(Pro) deacylase; amino-acid sequence: MTPAINLAKKKKIAHSVHQYHHDANNTNYGLEAVEALGQDPKRVFKTLLFCLNGVAKDLAVAVIPVDQKLNLKLAAKAAKGKKAEMANPEIAQKTTGYVVGGISPLGQKKALPTFVHSTATDFETICVSAGKRGLEIELDPKDLAMLTRAQFTDLCL
- the smrA gene encoding DNA endonuclease SmrA; the encoded protein is MSHDDDLDLFQEMMGDVKRIDHDTAEHQKVHRVTESHLAKREAAMWLSDDEKDYLSLDYSPMVKPDDVIAYKKDGVQEGVYKKLRLGKYPIQAKLDLHRKTLKDARNEVLSFLRQCLRMDVRTVIIVHGKGERSNPPAMMKSYVANWLTQINDVQCVHSAQQFHGGTGAVYVMLRKSNDKKLENRERHQKRSS
- the kdsA gene encoding 3-deoxy-8-phosphooctulonate synthase — its product is MMEQKTVHIGDMPIANDKPFTLFAGMNVLESRDLAMQICEHYVKVTEKLGIPYVFKASFDKANRSSVHSYRGPGMEEGLKIFQELKDTFGVKIITDVHTEAQAQPVADVVDVIQLPAFLARQTDLVEAMAKTGAVINVKKPQFMSPNQVGNIVDKFAECGNDKIILCERGACMGYDNLVVDMLGFGVMKKSSNGSPIIFDVTHSLQMRDPSGAASGGRREQTVELAKAGLATGIAGLFIEAHPNPDQARCDGPSALPLDKLEPFLKQMKALDDLIKGFEHIDIK
- the ushA gene encoding bifunctional UDP-sugar hydrolase/5'-nucleotidase UshA; the protein is MKQRLILKTALSAAILATLAGCASQSTHDWNQDETYKLTILHTNDNHGRFWQNKYGEYGMSARKTLIDQLRAEVEAEGGSVLLLSGGDINTGVPESDLQDAEPDFKGMNKIGYDAMALGNHEFDNSLDVLQKQIDWANFPMLSANIYDKATGERKFQAYEMFEKQGIKIAVIGLTTEDTQKIGNPEFIAGIDFRDPKEEAKQLIAELQETEKPDLIFAVTHMGHYENGQRGVNAPGDVALARYLDEGDLDMIVGGHSQEPVCMEGPNVAKKNFKPGDECKPDLQNGTYIVQAHEWGKYVGRADYEFRNGELEMVSYNLVPVNLKKKVKIDGKKQRVFIQDEIAQDPELLEFLRPFQEQGQAQLEVQIAETNGKLEGDRNVVRFQQTNLGRLIATSHMERAKADFAVMNSGGVRDSIEAGDVTYKDVLTVQPFANILTYTDMTGKEVLDYLNVVATKPIDSGAYAQFAGISMTVANGEVSNVFIGGKQLRLDETYRFTVPSFNAAGGDGYPKLSDHPGYVNTGFVDAEVLKEYLEANSPVDVNKYAPSGQMVYK
- the rluF gene encoding 23S rRNA pseudouridine(2604) synthase RluF — protein: MSQESQAKRLNKYISETGFCSRREADKLIDAGRVTINGKIPEMGTKVMPGDDVEIDNKPVRSKEKPIYIALNKPTGITCTTERDIPGNIVDFIGHHKRIFPIGRLDKPSDGLIFLTNDGDIVNKILRAGNNHEKEYVVRVDKPITGEFLQKMAAGVPILDTVTLPCKVEKETKFSFRITLTQGLNRQIRRMCEALGYEVFKLRRVRIMNISLEGIPNGKWRYLSDEEITEILAMCEGSVSTEDASKMNAKGQRIRKATDAKLFDSREENQTSTARRNQKENRTRTYRGNNADEFRHAPNSKRGRNSANSESGGNTENWKSNSRSERSNSDRSSSDRNRTDRNNNDRRSGKPTNRSQDSNRPNKPAPKRVGGTLGLKK